The Alphaproteobacteria bacterium genome contains a region encoding:
- a CDS encoding 1-acyl-sn-glycerol-3-phosphate acyltransferase, with protein MTSQVTLPLWLALLIGALAIWAAFERIVVPAVRYLMRRRLNRAIDELNTRLKLRIQPFKLAKRQALIDQLIFDPEVLRAVEAYAAQNKVSRETAQAKARDYAKEIVPSFSTYAYFGIGIRAARRLSTFLYRVRLGYLDEQAMQAVDPDAAVIFVINHRSNMDYVLVTYMASSSSALSYAVGEWARVWLLQNLIRAMGAYFVRRDSSEPLYRKVLARYVHLAIAGGLTQAMFPEGGLTRDGCLRPPKLGLLSYMVSGFDPHGPRDAVFVPVGLNYDRVLEDRIQVAALMTPEGEKPRFRFSPAVLAGFIANRMRLRWQGRLYRYGYACVSFGRPVSLRQYCAEQAIDFRMLDESRRFAEVKRLGQTLMQKVGEVVPALPVSLVATVILSAVKPLSALELKGEVEILIRRLIGNGAHIHIPRADQDYAIEVGLRMLLLRRFVLEENGLYRGNPAEEIMLRYYANAIAHLARAPETAALIAAK; from the coding sequence ATGACGTCACAGGTCACACTGCCGCTGTGGCTGGCCCTGTTGATCGGCGCGCTGGCCATCTGGGCGGCGTTCGAGCGTATCGTCGTGCCGGCCGTGCGTTACCTGATGCGCCGCCGGCTCAATCGGGCGATCGATGAGCTGAACACACGGCTGAAGCTGCGCATCCAGCCGTTCAAGCTTGCCAAGCGCCAGGCGCTGATCGACCAGCTCATTTTCGATCCCGAGGTGCTGCGCGCAGTCGAGGCTTACGCGGCGCAGAACAAGGTCTCGCGCGAGACCGCGCAGGCGAAGGCGCGCGACTATGCCAAGGAAATCGTGCCGTCGTTTTCGACCTACGCCTATTTCGGCATCGGGATTCGCGCGGCGCGCCGGCTTTCGACCTTCCTTTACCGCGTGCGGCTCGGATATCTCGACGAGCAGGCGATGCAAGCGGTCGATCCCGATGCCGCCGTGATCTTCGTGATTAATCACCGGTCCAACATGGACTACGTGCTGGTCACTTACATGGCCTCGAGCTCGTCGGCGCTCTCCTACGCGGTCGGCGAATGGGCGCGGGTTTGGCTGTTGCAGAATCTGATCCGCGCGATGGGTGCCTATTTCGTGCGCCGGGATTCCAGCGAACCCCTCTATCGCAAGGTGCTGGCGCGCTATGTTCATCTCGCCATCGCGGGCGGGCTGACGCAGGCCATGTTTCCCGAAGGCGGATTGACGCGCGACGGCTGCCTGCGGCCGCCCAAGCTTGGGCTGCTGAGCTACATGGTGTCGGGTTTCGATCCGCATGGGCCGCGCGACGCCGTGTTCGTGCCGGTCGGACTCAACTACGATCGCGTGCTGGAGGATCGCATCCAGGTCGCCGCGCTGATGACGCCGGAGGGCGAGAAACCGCGTTTTAGGTTCTCACCGGCCGTGCTGGCCGGTTTCATCGCGAACAGGATGAGGCTGCGTTGGCAGGGCCGTCTCTATCGCTACGGTTATGCCTGTGTGAGTTTCGGCAGGCCGGTTTCGCTGCGGCAATACTGCGCCGAGCAGGCAATCGATTTCCGCATGCTGGACGAGAGCCGCCGGTTCGCGGAGGTCAAGCGGCTTGGGCAGACGTTGATGCAAAAGGTCGGCGAGGTTGTACCTGCGCTTCCGGTTTCGCTGGTGGCGACCGTCATTCTGTCGGCCGTGAAGCCGCTGTCGGCGCTCGAACTCAAGGGCGAGGTCGAAATCCTGATCCGGCGGTTGATCGGCAACGGCGCCCACATCCACATTCCGCGCGCCGACCAGGACTATGCGATCGAAGTGGGATTGCGCATGCTGCTGTTGCGCCGCTTCGTTCTGGAAGAGAATGGCCTCTATCGCGGCAATCCGGCCGAAGAGATCATGCTGCGCTACTATGCGAATGCGATCGCGCATCTTGCGCGTGCTCCCGAGACCGCCGCCCTCATCGCCGCAAAATAG
- a CDS encoding TAXI family TRAP transporter solute-binding subunit: MRAFLAACAVALAALAVVAGVVHFAVRPTSFKVAIPSANTLDQRVFGQAGDMLRTARAPVRIDVVTVENGKAALEQMAAGKAELAVLRSDAALQGEAETVLIVRREAAVLFAPKIGKIQKVSDLPNGMLGIVAEGPIDSGLLGPVLDYYGIPRDKAKYLMMPAAEMANALRQKKVDAVLAVGPVASKQISEVVAEVARAVKGAINFIEIEEANAIAKRIPALEKLEVEQGAFGGRPPRPPESLETLAFSVRLVATQKSDSDKIAELVKQLYLIRQNINAAVAGAGLMETPDLDDPTPFLIHPGTRAYVNGDQKNLLDRYSDWIYLGAFLMSGLGSVVVAVFGYFGGQRDGGGQAPLRKMQELLAAARAAPDVPTLDQLERDADAAFDAVYAQGIKDSLSASALTSFNLGFSELHRCITARRVTLASG, translated from the coding sequence GTGCGCGCATTCCTCGCAGCCTGTGCGGTCGCTCTCGCGGCGCTCGCCGTTGTCGCCGGCGTGGTTCACTTCGCCGTGCGCCCGACGTCGTTCAAGGTTGCGATACCCTCCGCCAATACGCTCGATCAGCGGGTCTTCGGTCAGGCCGGCGACATGCTGCGCACCGCGCGGGCGCCGGTGCGCATCGACGTTGTGACCGTCGAGAATGGCAAGGCGGCGCTCGAACAGATGGCTGCGGGCAAGGCCGAACTGGCGGTGCTGCGCTCGGATGCAGCGTTGCAAGGCGAGGCAGAGACCGTGCTGATCGTGCGGCGCGAGGCAGCCGTGCTGTTCGCACCCAAGATCGGCAAGATACAGAAGGTCTCGGACCTGCCGAACGGAATGCTCGGCATCGTCGCCGAGGGCCCGATCGACAGTGGTCTGCTGGGTCCGGTGCTGGACTACTACGGAATACCGCGCGACAAGGCGAAGTATCTGATGATGCCGGCGGCCGAAATGGCGAACGCGCTACGCCAGAAGAAGGTCGACGCGGTTCTGGCGGTCGGGCCGGTCGCTTCCAAGCAGATCAGCGAGGTCGTTGCCGAGGTGGCGCGTGCCGTCAAAGGCGCGATCAATTTCATCGAGATCGAGGAAGCCAACGCGATCGCCAAGCGCATTCCGGCGCTTGAAAAGCTCGAGGTGGAGCAGGGCGCCTTCGGCGGACGCCCGCCGCGTCCGCCCGAGAGCCTGGAGACGCTTGCGTTCTCGGTGCGCCTTGTCGCCACGCAGAAAAGCGACTCCGACAAGATCGCAGAGCTGGTGAAGCAGCTCTATCTCATTCGGCAGAACATCAACGCGGCCGTCGCCGGCGCCGGCCTGATGGAGACGCCGGACTTGGACGACCCGACGCCGTTTCTGATTCACCCCGGCACGCGCGCCTATGTGAACGGCGATCAGAAGAACCTGCTCGATCGCTACAGCGACTGGATTTATCTCGGGGCATTTCTGATGAGCGGGCTCGGCTCGGTCGTGGTCGCCGTATTCGGATACTTCGGCGGGCAGCGCGATGGCGGGGGGCAGGCGCCGTTGCGAAAGATGCAGGAACTGCTGGCCGCCGCGCGCGCCGCGCCCGACGTGCCCACCCTCGATCAGCTCGAACGCGATGCCGATGCGGCCTTCGACGCCGTGTACGCGCAGGGGATCAAGGACAGCCTCTCCGCCTCCGCGCTGACGAGCTTCAACCTTGGTTTTTCCGAACTGCACCGCTGCATTACGGCGCGGCGAGTAACACTTGCATCAGGCTGA